The following coding sequences lie in one Kitasatospora azatica KCTC 9699 genomic window:
- a CDS encoding DUF5819 family protein, which translates to MAPSNQISQRYSQQINAWIYPLFEQNWRLFAPDPESVSRQVSVRTESIAADGTRQTSDWFDLTAVDDADVQHNAFPSHTAQNMLRRAWTSYLESHGNDDQAHSARALMFQEYLRNIAVERLTAHQRGTFQAIQLRVVTRPIEPPAQPSHPRPIAKTSVDTRYLPWWKVAPNGN; encoded by the coding sequence GTGGCTCCGTCGAACCAGATCTCGCAGCGCTACAGCCAGCAGATCAATGCGTGGATCTATCCGTTGTTCGAGCAGAACTGGCGGCTCTTCGCTCCAGATCCGGAGTCGGTCTCCCGGCAGGTCTCGGTAAGGACCGAGAGCATCGCTGCGGACGGCACGCGCCAGACGAGCGACTGGTTCGACCTGACGGCTGTCGATGACGCCGATGTGCAGCACAACGCCTTCCCCAGTCATACCGCTCAGAACATGCTGCGCCGAGCGTGGACCAGTTATCTGGAATCGCATGGAAACGACGATCAAGCGCACTCGGCGCGTGCTCTGATGTTCCAGGAGTACCTGCGAAACATCGCGGTGGAGCGGCTCACCGCTCATCAGCGCGGCACCTTCCAAGCCATTCAGTTGAGGGTGGTCACTCGGCCGATCGAGCCCCCCGCGCAGCCGAGCCACCCTCGCCCGATCGCCAAGACCTCTGTCGACACCAGGTACCTGCCGTGGTGGAAGGTGGCACCGAATGGCAACTGA
- a CDS encoding HTTM domain-containing protein — protein sequence MATDQASLAAPPVQRTVMGPARRGALFAAVTERPVSRYAAATLRIGYGLLYLVFLLREFPHREEIWGPGSPWTPALAIQLFDQTGWASFLTLSDSRTYFEVCYALALVTAALFMIGWRTRAVSLLFVVVVASFHARAIFMTDGGDNVILLMAVYLCFTACGRRWSLDARRARLRASADSAATSSPPAGAAGLWHQLGSCRRMLVTAFHNCGMFVIAAQVCFLYGSAGLYKVQGGLWRDGTALHYVLNLELFRPWPALSHLLDGHQMVVAAASYLTVLLQVAFPFVLFGRYKYPVLAVLLGMHVGIAVVLGLPLFSGAMVIADAVFLPDRFFTSLGQARRRAFRGKAGAGAGALAGADASLVPPQSGAVG from the coding sequence ATGGCAACTGACCAGGCATCACTGGCGGCTCCGCCGGTGCAGCGCACCGTCATGGGGCCCGCTCGCCGAGGTGCGCTCTTCGCCGCCGTGACCGAGCGGCCGGTGTCCCGCTACGCCGCCGCGACGCTGCGCATCGGCTACGGACTGCTCTACCTCGTCTTCCTGCTGAGGGAGTTCCCGCACCGCGAGGAGATCTGGGGTCCCGGTTCCCCGTGGACGCCCGCGCTGGCGATCCAGCTGTTCGACCAGACCGGCTGGGCCAGCTTCCTCACCCTGTCCGACAGTCGGACGTACTTCGAGGTCTGCTACGCCCTGGCTCTCGTCACGGCCGCACTGTTCATGATCGGCTGGCGGACCAGGGCTGTGTCCCTGCTCTTCGTGGTCGTGGTGGCCTCGTTCCACGCGAGGGCCATCTTCATGACGGACGGAGGAGACAACGTCATCCTCCTCATGGCCGTCTACCTCTGCTTCACCGCGTGTGGCCGACGCTGGTCCCTGGACGCACGCAGAGCCCGTCTCCGGGCTTCCGCCGACAGCGCCGCGACCTCGTCACCACCAGCGGGAGCGGCCGGCCTCTGGCATCAGCTCGGGTCCTGCCGACGAATGCTGGTTACGGCGTTCCACAACTGCGGCATGTTCGTCATCGCGGCTCAGGTCTGCTTCCTCTACGGCTCAGCCGGGTTGTACAAGGTGCAGGGGGGCCTGTGGCGAGACGGGACCGCCCTCCACTACGTCCTGAACCTCGAGCTGTTCCGGCCGTGGCCCGCGCTGTCGCACCTGCTGGACGGTCACCAGATGGTGGTCGCCGCCGCCAGCTACCTGACCGTGCTGCTCCAAGTGGCTTTTCCGTTCGTCCTGTTCGGCCGGTACAAGTACCCCGTTCTGGCCGTGCTGCTCGGGATGCACGTGGGTATCGCGGTGGTCCTCGGGCTCCCGCTCTTCTCCGGCGCGATGGTCATCGCAGATGCCGTGTTCCTGCCCGACCGGTTCTTCACCTCCCTTGGACAGGCCCGGCGCCGCGCGTTCCGCGGCAAGGCCGGCGCCGGTGCGGGGGCCCTGGCGGGTGCAGATGCCTCACTGGTACCGCCGCAGTCCGGGGCGGTCGGTTGA
- a CDS encoding cryptochrome/photolyase family protein, translating to MTISVALFTQDLRLHDNPVLHAARATADQVVPLFVVDPAVEAAGFAAANRRAFLADCLADLDASLRRIGSRLVVRHGDAVEQTARIAQETGATSVHLAAGVSAFAQRREARLRELLGDRLHVHDAVLTVVPAGQVTPVGKDHYAVFTPYHRAWQRVPRRAVLPAPRALHTPQTAHGEELPTAQGVSPALPLGGETAGRARWRRWDLAAYADLHDALAADGTSRLSPYLHFGCLSAGELAARAAKRGGEGAEAFVRQLAWRDFHHQVLAARPDAAHRDYRTRHDRWHHDEREAEAWRQGRTGYPIIDAGMRQLAHEGWMHNRARLLTACFLAKSLHLDWRIGARHFLALLVDGDLANNQLNWQWVAGTGTDTRPNRVLNPLIQADRYDPDGAYVRRWVPELAQVPGRAVHRPWLLADRYDYPAPIIAPGALTDRLRRARGLD from the coding sequence ATGACCATCTCCGTCGCCCTGTTCACCCAGGACCTCCGCCTGCACGACAACCCCGTCCTGCACGCCGCCCGTGCCACCGCCGACCAGGTTGTCCCGCTGTTCGTGGTGGATCCTGCGGTCGAGGCCGCCGGCTTCGCCGCCGCCAACCGGCGCGCCTTCCTCGCCGACTGCCTCGCCGACCTGGACGCATCGCTGCGCCGGATCGGCTCCCGGCTGGTGGTGCGCCACGGCGATGCCGTCGAGCAGACCGCCCGGATCGCGCAGGAGACCGGCGCGACGAGCGTGCACCTCGCCGCCGGCGTCAGCGCGTTCGCCCAGCGCCGCGAGGCCCGCCTGCGCGAGCTGCTCGGCGACCGACTGCACGTCCACGACGCCGTGCTGACCGTCGTACCGGCCGGCCAGGTCACCCCGGTCGGGAAGGACCACTACGCGGTCTTCACCCCGTACCACCGGGCCTGGCAGCGCGTCCCCCGCCGGGCCGTGTTGCCCGCGCCCCGCGCGCTGCACACCCCGCAGACCGCGCACGGCGAGGAGCTGCCCACCGCACAGGGGGTCTCGCCCGCGCTGCCGCTCGGGGGCGAGACGGCCGGGCGCGCGCGGTGGCGGCGGTGGGACCTCGCGGCCTACGCGGACCTGCACGACGCTCTCGCCGCCGACGGCACCTCCCGACTCTCCCCGTACCTGCACTTCGGCTGCCTGTCCGCCGGCGAGCTGGCGGCGCGCGCGGCGAAACGCGGCGGCGAGGGCGCGGAGGCCTTCGTCCGTCAGCTCGCCTGGCGGGACTTCCACCACCAGGTGCTGGCGGCCCGGCCCGACGCCGCGCACCGGGACTACCGCACCCGGCACGACCGCTGGCACCACGACGAGCGCGAGGCTGAGGCCTGGCGGCAGGGCCGCACCGGCTACCCGATCATCGACGCCGGAATGCGCCAACTCGCCCACGAGGGTTGGATGCACAACCGGGCCAGGCTACTGACGGCCTGTTTCCTCGCCAAGTCGCTCCACCTGGACTGGCGGATCGGGGCCCGCCACTTCCTGGCCCTGCTGGTGGACGGAGACCTGGCGAACAACCAGCTCAACTGGCAGTGGGTGGCCGGCACCGGCACCGACACCCGCCCGAACCGGGTCCTCAACCCGCTGATCCAGGCCGACCGTTACGACCCGGACGGCGCGTACGTGCGCCGCTGGGTGCCGGAGCTCGCCCAGGTGCCGGGCCGGGCCGTGCACCGGCCCTGGCTGCTCGCCGACCGCTACGACTACCCGGCCCCGATCATCGCCCCGGGGGCGCTCACCGATCGGCTGCGGCGGGCCCGGGGCCTGGACTGA
- a CDS encoding SDR family oxidoreductase, whose protein sequence is MHHQPSTPLRCLVTGATGYIGGRLVPELLAAGYPVRCLVRDAGRLRDQPWRAKVETATGDVTRPDTLPGAFEGVDVAYYLVHSLGTGPGFEETDRAAARAFGAAAAAAGVGRIVYLGGLIPGGVPEQQLSPHLRSRAEVGRTLRRSGVPTAELRAAVIIGSGSASFEMLRYLAERLPVMVTPSWVASRIQPIAVRDVLRYLVGAAQLPAELNRTFDLGGPEVLTYRGMMQRYARVAGLHRRVIVPVPVLTPRLSSHWVGLVTPVPNVIARPLVESLRHEVVCGEHDIARWVPDPTGGLTGFDRAVELALRRIRQAEVATRWSSASLPGAPSDPLPTDPDWAGGSLYQDVRERAVKAAPSAVWQIVEGIGGEHGWYSFPLAWALRGWLDRLVGGVGLRRGRRDPARLRVGDSLDFWRVEEIEPGRLLRLRAEMRLPGLAWLELSVTPDGEGGTHYRQRALFHPHGLAGHAYWWSVAPFHAVVFGGMARNITEQARAAS, encoded by the coding sequence ATGCACCACCAGCCTTCCACCCCGCTTCGCTGCCTGGTGACCGGCGCCACCGGCTACATCGGCGGCCGCCTGGTCCCCGAACTGCTCGCGGCGGGCTACCCGGTGCGCTGCCTGGTCCGCGACGCCGGCCGGCTGCGCGACCAGCCGTGGCGGGCGAAGGTCGAGACCGCCACCGGTGACGTCACCCGGCCCGACACGCTCCCCGGCGCCTTCGAGGGGGTGGACGTGGCGTACTACCTGGTCCACTCGCTCGGCACCGGGCCCGGCTTCGAGGAGACCGACCGTGCAGCCGCCCGCGCGTTCGGTGCGGCCGCCGCCGCGGCCGGCGTGGGCCGCATCGTCTACCTGGGCGGGCTGATCCCCGGCGGGGTACCCGAACAGCAGCTCTCCCCCCACCTGCGCTCGCGCGCCGAGGTCGGCCGCACGCTGCGGCGCAGCGGTGTGCCCACCGCCGAACTGCGCGCCGCGGTGATCATCGGGTCCGGCAGCGCCTCGTTCGAGATGCTGCGCTACCTCGCCGAGCGGCTGCCGGTGATGGTCACCCCGAGCTGGGTGGCGAGCCGGATCCAGCCGATCGCCGTACGGGACGTGCTGCGCTACCTGGTCGGCGCGGCCCAGCTGCCGGCCGAGCTCAACCGGACCTTTGACCTCGGTGGGCCCGAGGTCCTCACCTACCGGGGCATGATGCAGCGCTACGCCCGGGTCGCCGGGCTGCACCGACGCGTCATCGTCCCGGTGCCGGTGCTCACCCCGCGGCTGTCCAGCCACTGGGTGGGCCTGGTCACCCCGGTGCCGAACGTCATCGCCCGGCCGCTGGTCGAGTCGCTGCGCCACGAGGTGGTGTGCGGCGAGCACGACATCGCCCGCTGGGTGCCCGACCCGACGGGCGGACTGACCGGCTTCGACCGGGCGGTGGAGCTCGCGCTGCGCCGGATCCGTCAAGCCGAGGTGGCCACCCGCTGGTCCTCGGCCTCCCTGCCCGGCGCGCCCAGCGACCCGCTGCCCACCGACCCCGACTGGGCGGGCGGCAGCCTCTACCAGGACGTCCGGGAACGCGCCGTCAAGGCAGCCCCGTCCGCCGTCTGGCAGATCGTCGAGGGCATCGGGGGCGAGCACGGCTGGTACTCCTTCCCGCTCGCCTGGGCGCTGCGCGGCTGGCTGGACCGGCTGGTCGGCGGTGTCGGCCTGCGCCGCGGACGGCGTGACCCGGCGCGGCTGCGGGTCGGCGACTCGCTGGACTTCTGGCGGGTCGAGGAGATCGAGCCGGGACGGCTGCTGCGGCTGCGCGCCGAGATGCGGCTGCCCGGCCTGGCCTGGTTGGAGCTGTCGGTCACCCCGGACGGCGAGGGCGGCACGCACTACCGGCAGCGAGCGCTGTTCCACCCGCACGGACTGGCCGGCCACGCCTACTGGTGGTCGGTCGCACCCTTCCACGCGGTCGTCTTCGGCGGGATGGCCCGCAACATCACCGAGCAGGCCCGGGCAGCCTCCTGA
- a CDS encoding class I SAM-dependent methyltransferase, which produces MGFYAEQVVPRMINTACGMKEAQQLRRRVCAGLAGEVVEIGFGSGLNVPFYPAAVTRVDAVDPSDVGWKLAAKRLAAATVPVQRAGLDGQTLPFADHSHDAALSTWTLCTIPDAAGALREVRRVLKPGGTLHFIEHGLAPDENVRRWQRRLDPLQQRLFDGCHLTRPIVDLLTDAGFTITELDVFYEKGAPKTLGADSLGTAVSP; this is translated from the coding sequence ATGGGGTTCTACGCCGAGCAGGTCGTCCCGCGGATGATCAACACGGCCTGCGGGATGAAGGAGGCCCAACAGCTTCGGCGCCGCGTCTGCGCGGGTCTGGCGGGCGAGGTCGTCGAGATCGGATTCGGATCGGGGCTGAACGTCCCGTTCTACCCCGCCGCGGTGACCAGGGTGGACGCGGTCGACCCCTCCGACGTCGGTTGGAAGCTGGCCGCCAAGCGGCTGGCGGCGGCCACCGTCCCCGTGCAGCGCGCGGGTCTGGACGGCCAGACCCTGCCCTTCGCGGACCACAGCCACGACGCCGCCCTGTCCACCTGGACCCTGTGCACCATCCCGGACGCAGCCGGCGCGCTGCGCGAGGTGCGGCGGGTCCTCAAGCCCGGGGGGACGCTGCACTTCATCGAGCACGGGCTGGCCCCGGACGAGAACGTCCGTCGCTGGCAACGCCGGCTCGACCCGCTGCAGCAACGGCTGTTCGACGGATGCCACCTGACTCGACCGATCGTCGACCTGCTGACCGATGCCGGCTTCACCATCACCGAACTCGACGTCTTCTACGAGAAGGGCGCCCCCAAGACCCTGGGCGCCGACTCGCTCGGAACTGCGGTGTCCCCGTAG
- a CDS encoding DoxX family protein: protein MPSPTRSARLLSGLLLVAGVAHFAVPRPFDDIVPRSLPGEPRTWTRLSGVAELAVGAAIAYPRTRRAGALAAAGLFAAVFPANVKMAYDWRHRPAPLRAAAVARLPLQIPLVAWALRVARS from the coding sequence ATGCCCAGCCCGACCCGATCCGCCCGCCTGCTGAGCGGCCTGCTGCTCGTCGCGGGCGTGGCGCACTTCGCCGTGCCGCGCCCGTTCGACGACATCGTGCCGCGCAGCCTGCCCGGCGAGCCCCGCACCTGGACCAGGCTCAGCGGAGTGGCGGAACTCGCCGTCGGCGCCGCGATCGCCTACCCGCGGACCCGCCGGGCCGGCGCGCTGGCGGCGGCCGGGCTGTTCGCGGCCGTCTTCCCCGCGAACGTCAAGATGGCGTACGACTGGCGGCACCGGCCGGCGCCGCTGCGCGCCGCTGCCGTGGCCCGACTGCCGCTGCAGATTCCGCTGGTCGCCTGGGCCCTGCGGGTCGCCCGCAGCTGA
- a CDS encoding thiol-disulfide oxidoreductase DCC family protein: protein MDTGTMSGAEPVLAYDGDCGFCQAAIDRIGRLAGPRMSALPWQALPEQLTTPHLARLDREVLIFQDGMVRAGGAEALARYTGSSPARRYRLVAAAVSFPGVRFCARRVYSLVARNRHRLRIGPAICSVAHS from the coding sequence ATGGACACGGGAACGATGAGCGGCGCGGAGCCAGTCCTGGCGTACGACGGGGACTGCGGCTTCTGCCAGGCCGCGATCGACCGGATCGGCCGACTGGCCGGTCCCCGGATGAGCGCCCTGCCCTGGCAGGCACTCCCGGAGCAGCTCACCACCCCGCACCTCGCGCGGCTCGACCGGGAAGTGCTGATCTTCCAGGACGGCATGGTTCGCGCGGGTGGAGCAGAGGCGCTGGCCCGGTACACCGGATCATCGCCGGCCCGCCGGTACCGGCTGGTCGCCGCCGCAGTCAGCTTCCCGGGCGTGCGATTCTGTGCCCGCCGGGTGTACTCGTTGGTGGCGCGGAACAGGCACCGTCTTCGCATCGGTCCGGCCATCTGTTCCGTGGCCCACTCATGA
- a CDS encoding FAD-binding oxidoreductase: MGKPTIEDLTNRVHGGVITPSDEGYDEARRVYNGMVDRRPAAVVRCVNAGDVLAAVGFARENGLDLAVRGGGHSVPGYGTCEGGVVADLSGMRGVRVDPTSRTARVEGGATLSDLDAATHAFGLAVTGGIVSTTGVGGLTLGGGFGHLARSLGLTCDNLLSADVVTADGRLLVVSEREHPDLFWALRGGSGNFGAVTSFEYRLSPLENVYVGLFFYELEHVEAVLRHYREHIATAPEQLGAFPAFQIAPPLPFIPQDRHGDTFILEVVCWSGPLEEGEQAVQPFREAAPVSFELVTPMPYPALQGLFDALLPPGLQHYWKAAFATELTDGAIAAHAVHGPTVPVVTSTCHIYPVNGACHRVAPEATAFSYRDASFATVIAGMWPDPADDAANTAWVRDYYAAVAPHSSAGGYVNFMGPDDQDRVTDNYRDNYARLVDTKRAYDPENLFHVNHNIRP, encoded by the coding sequence ATGGGCAAACCGACGATCGAAGATCTGACGAACCGCGTCCACGGAGGGGTGATCACCCCGAGTGACGAAGGCTATGACGAGGCCCGCCGGGTCTACAACGGCATGGTCGACCGCCGACCGGCGGCCGTGGTGCGCTGTGTGAACGCGGGCGACGTCCTCGCGGCAGTCGGCTTCGCCCGGGAGAACGGGCTCGACCTGGCGGTGCGCGGCGGCGGGCACAGCGTCCCCGGCTACGGCACCTGCGAGGGCGGCGTGGTCGCCGACCTGTCCGGCATGCGCGGAGTCCGGGTCGACCCGACCAGCCGGACGGCCCGGGTCGAGGGCGGGGCGACGCTGTCCGACCTGGACGCGGCGACCCATGCCTTCGGGCTGGCGGTGACCGGCGGCATCGTCTCCACCACCGGGGTGGGCGGCCTGACCCTGGGCGGCGGCTTCGGCCACCTGGCCCGGAGCCTCGGCCTGACCTGCGACAACCTGCTCTCGGCCGATGTGGTGACGGCCGACGGCCGACTGCTGGTGGTGAGCGAACGCGAGCACCCCGACCTCTTCTGGGCGCTGCGCGGCGGCTCCGGGAACTTCGGCGCGGTCACCTCCTTCGAGTACCGGCTCAGCCCGCTCGAGAACGTCTATGTCGGGCTGTTCTTCTACGAGTTGGAGCATGTCGAGGCGGTGCTGCGGCATTACCGCGAGCACATCGCGACGGCCCCGGAACAGCTCGGAGCCTTTCCCGCCTTCCAGATCGCACCGCCGCTGCCGTTCATTCCGCAGGACCGGCACGGCGACACCTTCATCCTCGAAGTGGTCTGCTGGTCCGGTCCGTTGGAGGAAGGCGAGCAGGCCGTGCAGCCGTTCCGCGAAGCGGCGCCGGTGTCCTTCGAACTCGTCACCCCGATGCCGTACCCGGCCCTGCAGGGCTTGTTCGACGCGCTGCTGCCGCCGGGACTCCAGCACTACTGGAAGGCCGCCTTCGCGACCGAGCTCACCGACGGGGCGATCGCCGCGCACGCGGTGCACGGCCCGACGGTGCCCGTAGTCACCTCGACCTGCCACATCTACCCGGTCAACGGCGCCTGCCACCGGGTGGCCCCGGAAGCGACCGCCTTCTCCTACCGCGACGCGAGCTTCGCGACGGTGATCGCCGGCATGTGGCCGGACCCGGCCGACGACGCGGCGAACACCGCCTGGGTCCGCGACTACTACGCGGCGGTCGCCCCGCACTCCTCGGCCGGCGGCTACGTCAACTTCATGGGCCCCGACGACCAGGACCGGGTCACGGACAACTACCGCGACAACTACGCCCGCCTGGTCGACACCAAGCGGGCCTACGACCCGGAGAACCTGTTCCACGTCAACCACAACATCCGGCCCTGA
- a CDS encoding ice-binding family protein translates to MVHPYRSHANQDPRVILSRFASKACETPYFPTEIGFHMTSNFSTAPPWRTLSTWIVGVVLIAAFAVVLTPIRAQAIATAVPLGTADSFAVLGGQSITNTGPSVITGDIGVSPGSAISGFPPGLVNGTIHQMDAVALQAQNDLTTAYNDAAQSPDATISADLGGQRLVPGVYSGPTLELTGTLTLDAGGDPNAVWVFQAASTLKTATASRVLLINGAAPCNVFWQVGSSATLGTNTTFVGNILALTSITVTTGSSIDGRALARNGSVTLDSNVITRETCATGTTGGTTGGTTGGTTGTTTAGATGGTTGTTTAGVTGGLVAGATTGGTTVGLVGGGTGGVLGGLVAGNTGGLLGGVVAGATTGGATTGGATGATTAGTTGGYTAGTTGGNTGGQTGGYNGGNTGGETGGYNGGSTGGETGGGHDCGPCDQWGECGDHGDHGDHGDHCGDHCDSNKCCEPASS, encoded by the coding sequence GTGGTTCATCCATATAGATCGCATGCAAACCAAGATCCCCGAGTAATCCTGAGCCGGTTCGCCTCGAAGGCGTGCGAAACGCCGTATTTCCCAACAGAAATAGGCTTCCATATGACATCGAACTTCTCCACTGCACCACCCTGGCGCACCCTTTCCACCTGGATCGTGGGGGTGGTGCTGATCGCCGCCTTCGCGGTGGTGCTGACGCCGATCCGGGCCCAGGCCATCGCCACCGCCGTCCCGCTCGGGACGGCGGACAGCTTCGCGGTGCTGGGCGGCCAGTCGATCACCAACACCGGACCTTCCGTGATCACGGGAGACATTGGTGTGAGTCCGGGCTCGGCCATCAGCGGGTTTCCGCCCGGCCTGGTGAACGGGACCATCCACCAGATGGACGCCGTCGCCCTGCAGGCGCAGAACGACCTGACCACGGCGTACAACGACGCCGCCCAGAGCCCGGATGCCACCATTTCCGCGGACCTCGGTGGTCAGCGACTGGTTCCGGGCGTCTACAGCGGCCCAACGCTGGAGCTGACGGGCACCCTCACGCTGGACGCCGGGGGCGATCCCAACGCCGTCTGGGTCTTCCAGGCCGCCTCGACCCTGAAGACGGCCACCGCCAGCCGCGTGCTCCTCATCAACGGTGCCGCGCCGTGCAACGTCTTCTGGCAGGTCGGAAGCTCCGCGACGCTCGGCACCAACACCACCTTCGTGGGCAACATCCTCGCGCTGACGTCGATCACCGTGACCACCGGTTCGAGCATCGACGGCCGGGCGCTGGCGCGGAACGGTTCCGTGACGCTGGACAGCAACGTGATCACTCGTGAGACCTGCGCCACCGGCACCACCGGTGGAACCACGGGCGGGACGACGGGCGGCACCACCGGCACCACCACGGCCGGTGCCACGGGCGGCACCACCGGCACCACTACGGCCGGCGTCACGGGCGGCCTGGTCGCGGGCGCCACGACCGGCGGTACCACGGTCGGTCTCGTCGGCGGTGGCACTGGCGGAGTCCTGGGCGGTCTCGTCGCGGGTAACACCGGCGGGCTCCTCGGTGGAGTGGTGGCCGGCGCGACCACGGGCGGCGCCACGACGGGCGGCGCCACCGGCGCGACCACGGCGGGAACCACCGGCGGCTACACGGCCGGCACGACTGGCGGCAACACGGGCGGCCAGACCGGTGGTTACAACGGCGGCAACACGGGCGGCGAGACCGGTGGTTACAACGGCGGCTCGACCGGTGGCGAAACCGGTGGCGGTCACGACTGCGGCCCCTGCGACCAGTGGGGTGAGTGCGGTGACCACGGTGACCACGGCGACCACGGTGATCACTGCGGTGACCACTGCGACTCCAACAAGTGCTGTGAGCCTGCCAGCTCGTAG
- a CDS encoding MFS transporter yields the protein MQRKWWTLTAVSVATFMLLLDITVVNVALPSIRKDLGATFTDLQWVFDAYTLSLAALVLTAGSLADRLGRRRAFAAGLVIFSAASLLCGLAPNPVFLNISRAVQGVGGALMFAVSLALVAQEFPPGRERGTAMGIYGATIGMAVAVGPLIGGAITDSLGWQWIFYLNVPIGAAALVVTYLKLAESRDPNATRIDWAGVAAFSSGLFLLVLALVRGNAEGWGSALIVSLFAGAAVLLTVFVLVERRVPEPMLPLGLFRRHAFTGVQLAAFAVSSSLFALFLYLTLYLQNYLGLSPFAAGVRYLPITVLSFVVAPLAGVLLSRVQARLMLCVGLVAVGAGMLLMGGIQPEDTWTGLLAGFLVGGAGVGLINPVIADVAVSVVPKENSGMAAGINDTFRQVGIAVGIAVWGAIFVGRGSQTFRDLTAGTPLAEGARPRELIEASSSGSLPQALAALPEPARAAASTAARAGFLDGLNLVLLLGGLVSLVGAGLALWLVREDEIDRQA from the coding sequence GTGCAACGCAAGTGGTGGACGCTGACCGCCGTTTCGGTCGCGACGTTCATGCTGCTGCTCGACATCACGGTGGTCAACGTCGCCCTGCCGTCCATCCGCAAGGACCTGGGCGCGACCTTCACCGACCTGCAGTGGGTGTTCGACGCCTACACCCTCTCACTGGCCGCTCTGGTGCTGACGGCCGGTTCGCTCGCCGACCGGCTCGGGCGGCGCCGGGCCTTCGCCGCCGGGCTGGTGATCTTCTCCGCCGCCTCGCTGCTCTGCGGGCTGGCGCCGAACCCGGTCTTCCTCAACATCTCCCGCGCGGTGCAGGGAGTCGGCGGCGCGCTGATGTTCGCGGTCTCGCTGGCCCTGGTCGCGCAGGAGTTCCCGCCCGGCCGCGAGCGCGGCACCGCGATGGGCATCTACGGGGCGACGATCGGGATGGCCGTCGCGGTCGGGCCACTGATCGGCGGGGCGATCACGGACTCGCTCGGCTGGCAGTGGATCTTCTACCTCAATGTGCCGATCGGCGCGGCGGCCCTGGTCGTCACCTACCTCAAGCTGGCCGAGAGCCGCGACCCGAACGCCACCCGGATCGACTGGGCCGGGGTCGCGGCCTTCAGCAGCGGACTGTTCCTGCTCGTCCTGGCGCTGGTGCGGGGCAACGCCGAGGGCTGGGGCAGTGCGCTGATCGTGTCGCTGTTCGCCGGCGCGGCCGTGCTACTCACCGTCTTCGTCCTCGTCGAACGCCGCGTCCCGGAGCCGATGCTGCCGCTGGGTCTGTTCCGCCGGCACGCGTTCACCGGAGTGCAGCTGGCCGCGTTCGCGGTCTCCAGCTCGCTGTTCGCCCTGTTCCTCTATCTGACGCTGTATCTGCAGAACTACCTCGGCCTCTCGCCGTTCGCAGCGGGCGTGCGCTACCTGCCGATCACCGTGCTCAGCTTCGTCGTGGCGCCGCTGGCCGGTGTGCTGCTCTCCCGGGTGCAGGCCCGGCTGATGCTCTGCGTCGGCCTGGTCGCGGTCGGCGCGGGCATGCTGCTGATGGGCGGCATCCAGCCCGAGGACACCTGGACCGGCCTGCTGGCCGGTTTCCTGGTCGGCGGTGCGGGCGTCGGTCTGATCAACCCGGTGATCGCCGATGTCGCGGTGAGCGTGGTGCCGAAGGAGAACAGCGGCATGGCGGCCGGCATCAACGACACTTTCCGGCAGGTCGGCATCGCGGTCGGCATCGCCGTCTGGGGGGCGATCTTCGTCGGCCGGGGCTCCCAGACCTTCCGCGACCTGACGGCGGGCACACCGCTCGCGGAGGGAGCCCGTCCGCGCGAACTGATCGAAGCCTCCTCCTCCGGCAGCCTGCCGCAGGCGCTCGCCGCCCTGCCCGAGCCGGCCCGCGCGGCCGCCTCGACCGCCGCCCGAGCCGGCTTCCTCGACGGCCTCAACCTCGTGCTGCTGCTCGGCGGTCTGGTCAGTCTGGTCGGCGCCGGCCTCGCGCTCTGGCTGGTCCGGGAGGACGAGATCGACCGCCAGGCGTAA